A section of the Tepidanaerobacter syntrophicus genome encodes:
- a CDS encoding MATE family efflux transporter codes for MAKLADLFSPRDMTVGEPWKRILEFSIPMLIGNIAQQLYNTVDSIVIGRYVGDNALAAVGSAMPIYNFLLVFFVAVSTGAGIMVSQYFGAKDREKLSRSIGVCLTLTAVTATMIMIIGPIVVRPMLSFINTPPSILDWCADYLLILLVGNWGFSYFNILSGILRGLGDSLSALVFLLISTVLNIFLDIYFVAGLNMGVPGVALATVIAQVISAILCAIKLKNMHEVFDLNLEVMKPQKEYVAQLLRLGLPSGLTQVIFSLAMVTVQSLTNIFGEMVIACNVIVMRVDGFAMMPNFTFGIAMTTFTGQNVGAKKLERVEEGTRQGLAIAVGVSIVITITILTFGRYLMEIFTNTAELVDLSMHMMRILAVGYVAMAVTQVLSGVMRGAGDTMTPMWISLITTIFLRVPVAYGIAYLTRSPEYPNGRPESIFISLLVAWVSGAIITFIFYRKGNWKEKALINEL; via the coding sequence ATGGCAAAACTTGCAGATCTTTTTTCGCCGCGCGATATGACCGTAGGAGAGCCATGGAAGAGAATTTTGGAGTTTTCGATTCCTATGCTGATAGGAAACATTGCTCAGCAGCTTTATAATACTGTAGATTCAATAGTTATAGGAAGGTATGTAGGCGATAATGCCCTAGCTGCTGTAGGCAGCGCTATGCCGATTTACAATTTTTTGCTTGTGTTTTTTGTAGCAGTATCTACCGGAGCCGGTATAATGGTTTCTCAATATTTTGGTGCCAAGGATAGGGAAAAGCTTTCCCGTTCTATTGGTGTATGTTTGACGCTGACAGCGGTAACAGCCACAATGATCATGATAATAGGCCCTATTGTTGTGCGTCCGATGCTTTCATTTATCAACACTCCGCCTTCCATATTGGATTGGTGTGCAGACTATCTTTTAATACTGCTTGTTGGCAATTGGGGGTTTTCATACTTTAATATACTCTCCGGAATTTTGCGGGGACTTGGAGATTCGTTATCAGCTTTGGTGTTTTTGCTAATTTCCACTGTCCTTAATATTTTCTTGGATATCTATTTTGTTGCAGGACTTAATATGGGGGTGCCCGGTGTAGCCCTTGCTACTGTAATTGCACAGGTCATTTCGGCAATTTTATGTGCAATCAAGCTCAAAAATATGCATGAGGTTTTTGATCTTAATCTTGAAGTAATGAAGCCTCAAAAAGAATACGTAGCGCAGCTTCTAAGGCTGGGTTTACCCTCAGGGCTGACACAAGTTATCTTCTCTCTTGCAATGGTAACAGTTCAGTCTCTCACAAACATTTTCGGAGAAATGGTTATAGCCTGCAATGTAATTGTGATGCGCGTAGACGGATTTGCTATGATGCCCAATTTTACTTTTGGAATTGCAATGACTACTTTTACCGGTCAAAATGTAGGGGCAAAAAAACTCGAAAGAGTTGAAGAAGGCACTCGACAGGGACTTGCAATTGCCGTAGGAGTATCAATTGTTATTACTATAACTATTTTAACCTTTGGCAGATACCTGATGGAGATTTTTACTAATACAGCAGAATTGGTAGATTTAAGTATGCATATGATGCGAATTTTGGCAGTCGGTTATGTTGCAATGGCTGTGACCCAAGTTCTTTCCGGCGTAATGAGAGGGGCCGGGGATACCATGACTCCTATGTGGATTTCGCTTATCACTACTATTTTTCTTCGTGTACCTGTGGCTTATGGTATTGCATACCTTACCAGAAGTCCGGAGTATCCCAATGGTAGGCCTGAGTCCATATTCATTTCTCTTTTAGTTGCTTGGGTATCAGGTGCTATAATTACCTTTATTTTTTACAGGAAGGGTAATTGGAAGGAAAAAGCCCTTATAAACGAATTATGA
- the trxB gene encoding thioredoxin-disulfide reductase yields MFDVAIIGAGPAGLSAGLYAARAKLSTIIIEKMYPGGQAAMTYRIENYPGFSDGIGGAELAEAMKSQAERFGAKILNNGAVKIVKEDNIFNIILDNDDNVEAKTVILAAGASAKKLGVKGEIEFTGRGVSYCATCDGAFYANKTVAVVGGGDTAIEEALFLTRFASKVYVIHRRNQLRATKILQERAFQNSKISFIWDSVVDEIRGKDTVNELVVKNVKTGELESISVDGIFVAIGQTPLTDFVKDIISLDNQGYIITNEHMMTNVPGIFAAGDIRQKPLRQVITAASDGAVAAVEAGRFIESMQ; encoded by the coding sequence ATTTTCGATGTAGCTATAATAGGTGCCGGACCAGCCGGTCTTTCAGCAGGGCTTTATGCGGCAAGAGCTAAGCTTTCCACAATCATTATTGAAAAAATGTATCCAGGCGGCCAAGCTGCAATGACTTACCGTATAGAAAATTATCCTGGGTTTTCCGATGGCATAGGCGGTGCCGAGCTTGCTGAGGCTATGAAATCGCAGGCTGAAAGATTTGGCGCCAAAATTTTAAATAACGGTGCTGTAAAAATAGTAAAGGAGGATAATATATTTAATATTATCCTTGATAATGATGATAACGTAGAAGCAAAAACCGTTATTTTAGCTGCCGGAGCATCAGCGAAAAAGTTGGGCGTAAAGGGTGAAATTGAGTTTACCGGCAGGGGTGTTTCATATTGTGCAACTTGTGACGGGGCTTTTTATGCAAATAAGACAGTTGCGGTTGTCGGCGGAGGAGATACCGCCATTGAAGAAGCGCTGTTTTTAACTCGGTTTGCAAGCAAAGTCTATGTTATACATCGCAGAAATCAATTAAGAGCTACAAAAATCCTTCAAGAGCGTGCATTTCAAAACAGTAAAATTTCCTTTATCTGGGATTCGGTAGTGGATGAAATTCGCGGCAAGGATACAGTAAATGAATTAGTGGTCAAAAACGTAAAGACGGGAGAATTAGAGTCTATTTCTGTAGACGGAATATTTGTCGCAATAGGTCAGACTCCCTTGACAGATTTTGTAAAAGATATCATCTCTCTTGACAATCAAGGCTATATTATAACAAACGAACACATGATGACAAATGTGCCGGGGATTTTTGCAGCAGGCGATATTCGCCAAAAACCTTTGCGTCAAGTTATAACCGCAGCCTCCGATGGAGCGGTAGCTGCGGTAGAAGCAGGAAGGTTTATTGAAAGCATGCAATAG
- the hydF gene encoding [FeFe] hydrogenase H-cluster maturation GTPase HydF: MNDTPRGNRLHIGLFGRRNAGKSSLINAITGQETALVSDFPGTTTDPVYKAMELLPIGPVVFIDTAGLDDTGSLGELRIKKTLQVMDKTDIALMVFSAEYSDFDLEKKWCNELIKRNVPIIGVVNKIDERDIDITELEKNFDFPFIKVSADKRINIGKLKEMIQENAPFDFELSTLLGDILTPKSIVILVMPQDIQAPKNRLILPQVQTIRDILDNNCMALAVKETELRELLASLKRKPDLVITDSQVFNIVSKIVPEDVPLTSFSIIMSRYKGEVGVMAMGAKAIDELKPGDKVLIEEACTHHPLKNDIGRQKLPALLESKAGGKLDIEIKIGQDFPEDLTPYSLILHCGACMLNRKQMITRIIRATEQGIPITNYGMAFAHAQGILDRTTCMFTAKEKNKQTAIETM; encoded by the coding sequence ATGAATGATACACCAAGAGGCAACAGATTGCATATAGGGCTTTTTGGTAGGAGAAACGCCGGTAAATCGAGCCTGATAAATGCTATAACAGGCCAGGAAACGGCATTGGTTTCAGATTTTCCAGGGACAACTACAGACCCTGTTTATAAGGCAATGGAGCTTTTGCCGATAGGACCCGTGGTATTCATTGATACTGCAGGGTTAGATGATACGGGAAGTTTAGGCGAGCTTAGAATAAAGAAAACATTACAGGTTATGGATAAAACAGATATAGCTCTTATGGTATTTTCTGCGGAATATTCGGATTTTGACCTGGAAAAAAAGTGGTGCAATGAACTTATAAAGAGGAATGTCCCCATTATTGGTGTAGTAAATAAAATCGATGAACGAGATATCGATATTACAGAGCTTGAAAAAAATTTTGATTTCCCTTTCATAAAGGTAAGCGCTGATAAAAGAATAAATATAGGTAAATTAAAAGAAATGATTCAAGAAAATGCTCCTTTTGACTTTGAACTTTCCACATTGCTGGGCGATATATTAACTCCAAAATCCATTGTAATATTAGTTATGCCTCAAGACATTCAAGCACCTAAAAACAGACTGATTCTTCCGCAGGTACAAACAATAAGAGACATATTAGATAATAATTGTATGGCGCTTGCCGTAAAGGAAACAGAACTTAGAGAATTGCTTGCATCACTTAAAAGAAAGCCTGATTTAGTGATAACAGATTCGCAGGTTTTCAACATAGTAAGCAAAATAGTTCCTGAAGATGTTCCGCTTACTTCGTTTTCTATTATTATGTCTAGATATAAGGGTGAAGTAGGAGTTATGGCAATGGGTGCTAAAGCTATTGATGAGCTAAAGCCCGGCGACAAAGTTTTAATTGAGGAAGCATGCACCCATCATCCTCTAAAAAATGATATAGGCAGACAAAAACTGCCTGCACTTCTTGAATCAAAAGCCGGCGGCAAACTAGATATAGAGATAAAGATTGGCCAAGATTTTCCAGAGGACCTTACACCATATTCTCTAATACTTCACTGTGGCGCCTGCATGCTCAATCGAAAACAGATGATAACAAGAATAATAAGAGCAACAGAGCAAGGCATCCCGATTACAAACTATGGAATGGCCTTTGCCCATGCTCAAGGAATCTTAGACAGAACTACGTGTATGTTTACAGCCAAAGAAAAAAATAAGCAAACTGCTATAGAAACCATGTAA
- the lysS gene encoding lysine--tRNA ligase, with protein MDYLSENEIQKVRLQKLQELKDMGINPYGERYPRSNTCQQIKDNFDEFENEDVILAGRIMAIRGHGKAAFFDIQDDSGKIQVYIKKDNVSDETFKLYKLLDIGDIIGVEGRVFKSQRGEISISATNLKMLAKSLRPLPEKWHGLKDTDTRYRQRYLDLIVNPEVKQTFLTRSKIISAIREFLDERGFVEVETPILSPIAGGAAARPFVTYHNALDMQLYLRIATELYLKRLIVGGFEKVYELGKDFRNEGISVKHNPEFTMLELYQAYADYKDMMELMETLFAHISQKVLGTMKITYQGEEIDLTPPWKRMTMVEAVKQFTGIDFDSVTSDEEARKIAKELNIEEVKDSDTRGKILNLIFEEKVEQNLVQPTFIYDYPLEISPLAKKKEDNPDLTYRFEAFITRREMCNAFSELNDPIDQRERFLQQLKEREAGDEEAHVFDEDYIVALEHGMPPTGGLGIGIDRMVMLLTDSPSIRDVILFPTMRPKQ; from the coding sequence ATGGACTATCTTAGCGAAAATGAAATCCAAAAAGTTAGACTGCAAAAACTTCAGGAACTTAAAGATATGGGCATAAATCCATATGGCGAAAGATACCCCCGCTCGAATACTTGCCAGCAAATCAAAGATAATTTTGATGAATTTGAAAATGAGGATGTAATTTTAGCCGGTAGAATCATGGCGATAAGGGGTCATGGCAAAGCGGCTTTTTTTGATATCCAGGACGACTCCGGGAAAATACAGGTTTACATTAAAAAAGACAATGTATCCGACGAAACATTTAAATTGTATAAACTTCTGGATATAGGAGATATAATCGGGGTAGAAGGCCGAGTTTTCAAATCTCAAAGAGGAGAAATATCTATCTCCGCTACAAATTTAAAAATGCTTGCAAAGTCATTAAGGCCACTACCTGAAAAATGGCACGGCTTAAAAGACACTGATACAAGATATAGGCAGAGGTATCTTGATCTGATAGTGAATCCTGAAGTAAAGCAGACATTCCTTACTAGAAGCAAGATAATATCAGCAATTAGAGAATTTCTAGATGAGAGAGGTTTTGTAGAGGTTGAAACTCCGATCTTGTCACCGATAGCCGGAGGCGCTGCTGCCCGGCCTTTTGTAACGTATCATAATGCATTAGACATGCAATTGTACTTACGTATAGCTACAGAACTATATTTAAAAAGACTTATAGTCGGCGGTTTTGAGAAAGTCTATGAACTCGGCAAAGATTTTAGAAATGAGGGGATTTCTGTTAAACATAACCCTGAATTTACAATGCTTGAATTATATCAGGCATATGCCGACTATAAAGATATGATGGAACTTATGGAAACACTTTTTGCACATATTAGTCAAAAAGTCTTAGGAACAATGAAAATAACCTATCAAGGTGAAGAGATTGACTTGACACCTCCGTGGAAAAGAATGACCATGGTTGAAGCTGTCAAACAATTTACTGGCATAGACTTTGATAGCGTAACATCAGATGAGGAAGCAAGAAAAATTGCAAAAGAACTGAACATAGAAGAGGTAAAAGACAGCGATACAAGAGGAAAGATACTTAACCTTATATTCGAGGAAAAGGTTGAACAAAATTTGGTTCAGCCCACCTTTATATATGATTACCCTTTAGAAATATCACCTCTTGCAAAGAAAAAAGAGGATAATCCAGATCTTACTTACAGATTTGAGGCATTTATTACAAGGAGAGAGATGTGTAACGCTTTTTCCGAGCTCAATGATCCGATAGACCAAAGAGAGAGATTTTTGCAACAGCTAAAAGAGCGCGAGGCAGGCGATGAAGAGGCTCATGTTTTTGATGAAGATTATATAGTTGCACTTGAACACGGTATGCCTCCTACAGGCGGGTTAGGCATAGGTATAGACCGCATGGTTATGCTGTTGACTGATTCTCCCTCTATAAGAGATGTGATTTTATTCCCAACTATGAGGCCAAAACAATAG
- a CDS encoding phosphoribosylaminoimidazolesuccinocarboxamide synthase translates to MEKIKEGKTKTVFDAGNGNILLKFRDDVTGTDDVVDPGANTVIGKIEGKGNASLRLSKHFFELLKKAGIRTHYIDANLDENTMLVRCAKTFGDGMEFVCRLKAAGSFVRRYGRYVKEDQPLDYLVEITLKDDERGDPLINEETLIQLKLMTKDEISQATNLTKKITKLVEEECSNYDLELVDVKFEFGVVDGEIAVIDEISGDNMRVRKNGKPILQKELCEIICGN, encoded by the coding sequence GTGGAAAAAATTAAAGAAGGGAAAACGAAAACAGTTTTCGACGCAGGCAATGGGAATATCCTCCTAAAGTTTCGCGATGATGTAACTGGAACAGACGATGTGGTAGATCCTGGAGCCAATACTGTTATAGGAAAAATAGAAGGCAAGGGCAATGCCTCTCTTCGCCTATCCAAGCATTTTTTTGAGCTTTTGAAAAAAGCAGGTATCCGCACCCATTATATCGATGCGAATCTTGATGAAAACACGATGCTGGTAAGGTGTGCAAAAACGTTTGGCGACGGTATGGAATTTGTGTGCCGTTTAAAAGCAGCAGGGAGTTTTGTAAGAAGATATGGCAGATATGTAAAAGAAGACCAGCCTCTAGATTATCTTGTGGAGATAACATTAAAGGATGATGAAAGAGGGGATCCGCTTATAAACGAGGAAACACTCATTCAGCTAAAATTAATGACAAAGGATGAAATAAGCCAAGCTACAAACCTTACAAAAAAGATTACAAAATTAGTTGAAGAAGAATGTAGCAATTATGATCTGGAGTTAGTGGATGTCAAATTTGAATTCGGGGTAGTAGACGGTGAAATTGCCGTAATTGACGAGATTTCCGGAGACAATATGAGAGTTAGAAAGAATGGAAAGCCAATCCTTCAAAAGGAATTGTGCGAGATAATTTGCGGTAACTGA
- the greA gene encoding transcription elongation factor GreA → MSKKEVVLTQEGLKKMEEELEYLKSVKRREIAERIKQAIDFGDISENSEYDEAKNEQAFIEARIALLEEKLRNAKLIDELDITTDVVSVGSKVKLKDLDTGDIFEYTIVGSAEANPLENKISNESPVGSALIGKKKGSIVEALAPVGKVRYEIIDITK, encoded by the coding sequence ATGTCAAAAAAAGAAGTTGTCCTTACCCAGGAAGGCTTAAAAAAAATGGAAGAAGAACTAGAATACTTAAAATCAGTTAAGCGCAGAGAAATCGCTGAAAGAATAAAGCAGGCCATCGACTTTGGCGATATCAGCGAAAACTCTGAATACGATGAAGCAAAAAACGAGCAAGCATTTATAGAAGCAAGGATTGCCCTTCTTGAAGAAAAATTACGGAATGCAAAGCTTATAGACGAACTAGATATAACTACTGATGTTGTAAGCGTAGGCTCCAAAGTTAAACTTAAAGATTTGGATACCGGAGACATTTTTGAATATACAATTGTAGGCTCAGCAGAGGCGAATCCGCTTGAAAATAAAATATCAAATGAATCACCGGTGGGAAGTGCCCTAATAGGCAAAAAAAAGGGTTCTATAGTAGAAGCTTTAGCACCTGTCGGAAAGGTTAGATATGAGATTATTGACATCACGAAATAA
- the hydE gene encoding [FeFe] hydrogenase H-cluster radical SAM maturase HydE, which translates to MNIYNLIDDICQGYTPTKEEVEALLCTYEPYNSYLFSAAQAITKKYHDNIIHIRGIIEFSNYCRCSCAYCGLNAANKKLKRYRMEPKEIVETAKEAYDAGYRTLVLQSGEDLWYTREKISEIIKGIKSIGDIAITLSVGERDYEDYKQWRKDGADRFLLKHETINENLYNKLHTHSNLENRIRCLNNLKELGYQVGDGFMVGLPGQTLGDIAEDILFLNRLDVDMAGIGPFIPHPHTELKSAEAGSNEMTIKAVAITRLILKKVHLPATTALWTLNTEDGKKAFDSGANVVMLKVEPYKYRRLYEIYPKNLGNENSIKQERLRMEELILSLGKQVAQDRGDSIKFLEGQ; encoded by the coding sequence ATGAATATATATAATCTTATAGATGACATTTGCCAGGGATATACTCCGACTAAAGAGGAAGTAGAAGCATTACTTTGTACTTATGAACCTTATAATTCATATCTTTTTTCGGCAGCTCAAGCAATTACTAAAAAGTACCATGATAATATTATTCACATAAGGGGCATAATAGAATTTTCAAATTATTGTAGATGCAGCTGCGCATACTGCGGTCTTAATGCCGCAAATAAAAAGTTAAAGCGCTATAGAATGGAACCTAAAGAAATAGTAGAAACCGCAAAGGAAGCTTATGATGCAGGTTATCGAACATTAGTGCTTCAATCAGGAGAAGATTTATGGTATACGCGAGAAAAAATCTCTGAAATAATTAAAGGAATAAAGTCAATTGGTGATATTGCAATAACACTTAGTGTCGGAGAAAGGGATTATGAAGACTACAAACAATGGAGAAAAGATGGTGCCGACAGGTTCTTGCTAAAGCATGAAACTATAAATGAAAACTTATATAATAAACTTCATACCCATTCAAATCTTGAAAACAGAATAAGGTGCCTAAATAATTTAAAAGAATTAGGATATCAAGTAGGAGACGGATTTATGGTTGGATTGCCAGGACAGACTTTAGGAGATATTGCAGAAGATATCCTGTTTTTAAATAGATTAGATGTAGACATGGCCGGTATAGGGCCTTTTATTCCTCATCCCCATACTGAGCTTAAAAGCGCAGAGGCTGGAAGCAATGAAATGACAATAAAAGCTGTAGCTATAACGAGACTTATTTTGAAAAAAGTGCATTTGCCGGCAACAACAGCTCTTTGGACACTAAATACAGAAGACGGCAAGAAGGCGTTTGACTCCGGAGCAAATGTTGTAATGCTGAAAGTTGAGCCCTACAAATATCGCAGACTTTATGAAATATATCCGAAAAATTTAGGAAACGAAAACAGTATTAAGCAAGAAAGGTTGAGGATGGAAGAATTAATTTTAAGTTTGGGTAAACAGGTTGCACAAGACCGGGGAGATTCTATAAAATTTCTTGAAGGGCAGTGA
- a CDS encoding DMT family transporter, giving the protein MTSSKTHIYLNLLSVAFFWGTSWAISKIGLRDLSPVHLAVLRFMVASAIFLFMVKTFHKNYTIEKEDRKWLWILGFLGVTLYFFIQYFGLNMTTTVNASILIATSPIFTVLLASMIFHQEKISPLDILGTIIAFLGIFFVFTAARGMSISRSTILGDLLLLSNSLIWALFTVLGKNLVDKYDPFVVMAYINIYAAITVLPIVFTPSFISSVKSASYTTWAAIIYLAVFCSVYSYYMWYKGIKIIGASKTAVFNYINPMIAVIIGILLLKEEWNIYTLIGGILVFIGVYMVTSSKS; this is encoded by the coding sequence ATGACTAGTTCTAAAACCCATATATATTTAAATCTTCTCAGCGTAGCTTTTTTCTGGGGCACTTCCTGGGCCATATCTAAGATTGGCCTGCGCGACTTATCTCCGGTACATCTTGCAGTATTAAGGTTTATGGTTGCTTCAGCCATATTTTTATTTATGGTAAAAACTTTTCATAAAAATTACACTATAGAAAAAGAAGATAGAAAATGGTTGTGGATATTAGGATTTTTAGGAGTAACCCTGTATTTTTTCATCCAGTATTTCGGCCTTAATATGACTACGACAGTAAACGCCTCAATTTTAATTGCGACAAGTCCGATTTTTACAGTTCTTTTGGCATCGATGATTTTTCATCAAGAAAAAATATCTCCCTTAGATATTTTGGGTACAATAATAGCGTTCTTAGGCATATTTTTTGTATTTACCGCAGCCAGGGGGATGTCTATTAGTAGAAGTACTATTTTAGGCGACTTATTACTGCTTTCAAATTCATTGATCTGGGCTCTTTTTACAGTTTTAGGAAAAAACTTAGTTGACAAATATGATCCATTTGTTGTAATGGCATATATAAATATATATGCAGCGATAACGGTACTGCCGATAGTATTTACCCCCTCCTTCATTAGCTCCGTAAAGTCGGCTTCTTATACTACTTGGGCTGCGATAATATATCTTGCGGTATTTTGTTCCGTATATTCCTATTATATGTGGTACAAAGGGATAAAAATTATCGGAGCTTCAAAAACCGCAGTGTTTAACTATATAAATCCGATGATAGCCGTGATAATTGGCATTTTACTTCTAAAAGAAGAATGGAATATTTATACACTTATCGGCGGTATTCTTGTATTCATTGGAGTCTATATGGTAACTTCTAGCAAATCTTAG
- a CDS encoding patatin-like phospholipase family protein: MFGLVLEGGGAKGAYQIGAWKALRELNIDIGGVAGTSVGALNGAMILQGDFEKAWNIWYDISFDKIINNIDEKEIEAIRNKEVRPENLIFAVKKLRELFSERGLDITPLRKLISENVSEDKIRSSGKDFGIVTVELTDLKPVEIYIEDIPYGKLADYLLASANLPIFKMEKIDGKLFIDGGVFDNLPVGLLAAKGYKDIIVIRLHGLGRVRGVNRKKLNLIVIEPSEDLGGLLDFSAERARVNLQLGYYDTLKVINKYSGTHYYIKESYPEDYYARFFFNMNPRTVSQLAEIIGLNEKIPCYRLLFEKVIPRIADILDLGPKATYKDIIIDILERAARTAEIEKFRIYEFEEFLQTVLSRHQKNSQGISNKIPRILRKSDLVLKTVKDQLLPEIVDVFIEELKLQLKNNA, encoded by the coding sequence TTGTTCGGTCTAGTGCTTGAAGGCGGTGGTGCTAAAGGTGCTTACCAAATAGGCGCATGGAAGGCTCTCAGGGAACTAAATATTGATATAGGCGGCGTGGCCGGCACATCGGTAGGTGCTTTAAACGGTGCTATGATACTACAAGGCGACTTCGAAAAGGCTTGGAATATATGGTACGATATTTCTTTTGATAAAATAATAAATAATATTGATGAAAAAGAGATAGAGGCAATTAGAAACAAAGAAGTGCGTCCGGAGAATTTAATTTTTGCAGTAAAAAAATTGCGAGAGCTTTTCTCAGAGCGAGGTCTTGATATTACACCTCTTCGCAAACTTATATCAGAAAACGTATCGGAGGACAAAATTCGAAGTTCAGGAAAAGATTTTGGTATAGTAACGGTTGAACTTACTGACCTAAAACCGGTTGAGATTTATATAGAAGATATCCCTTATGGAAAACTAGCTGACTATTTACTGGCCAGTGCCAATCTTCCTATATTTAAAATGGAAAAAATTGATGGTAAATTATTCATCGATGGTGGTGTTTTCGATAATCTCCCTGTCGGTCTGCTCGCTGCAAAGGGGTATAAGGATATTATAGTAATTAGATTACATGGTTTAGGGCGTGTGCGCGGAGTAAATAGGAAGAAATTAAATCTAATTGTAATTGAACCTTCTGAAGATTTAGGTGGCCTCCTTGACTTTTCAGCAGAAAGAGCAAGAGTAAATCTTCAATTAGGTTATTATGATACTTTAAAAGTGATAAATAAGTATTCCGGCACACACTATTATATCAAAGAATCATATCCGGAAGATTATTATGCGCGTTTTTTCTTTAACATGAACCCAAGGACAGTTTCGCAGCTTGCTGAAATTATAGGGCTTAATGAAAAAATCCCTTGCTACCGGCTGCTTTTTGAAAAAGTCATTCCGCGTATAGCTGACATTTTAGATCTGGGTCCTAAAGCCACTTATAAGGATATAATTATTGATATCTTAGAAAGAGCAGCTCGCACTGCTGAAATCGAGAAATTTAGAATATACGAATTTGAGGAGTTTTTGCAAACAGTACTATCACGGCATCAGAAAAATTCTCAAGGGATATCAAATAAAATCCCCCGCATATTGCGAAAGTCTGATCTTGTACTAAAAACCGTAAAAGACCAATTATTGCCGGAGATAGTGGATGTTTTTATTGAAGAGCTTAAATTACAATTAAAAAATAATGCGTAA
- the argF gene encoding ornithine carbamoyltransferase, translating into MSINPWLNTEVSLLKGKDLLSLYDLSNLEIDEILTKCETLKTMHKLGADYQPLKGKTLGMIFEKSSTRTRVSFEVAMWQLGGHALFLSNRDIQLGRGETIQDTARVLSRYLDCIMIRAYSHEDVKLLAKYADIPIINGLTDYEHPCQVLADLFTIKEKKKKLSGLKLAFIGDGKNNMANSLLYGCAKVGMDIAVASPKEFLPDKEVVEKASIDAMMNGSKITLTEDVFEAADGADILYTDVWTSMGQEEETEYRKKVFAGYQINQEVLSAADKNAIVMHCLPAHRGEEITEDVMEGDHSVIFDEAENRLHVQKAILALIMA; encoded by the coding sequence ATGAGCATAAATCCATGGTTGAATACAGAAGTTAGCTTGTTAAAGGGAAAAGATCTGTTAAGTTTATATGATCTTAGCAACCTTGAAATAGACGAAATACTTACTAAATGTGAAACGCTTAAAACAATGCATAAATTGGGAGCGGATTATCAGCCGCTAAAGGGCAAAACCCTAGGCATGATTTTTGAAAAGTCTTCTACCAGGACAAGAGTATCTTTTGAAGTTGCAATGTGGCAGCTAGGCGGACATGCACTGTTTTTGAGCAATAGGGATATCCAACTTGGCAGGGGAGAGACCATCCAAGATACAGCCCGAGTGCTGTCAAGGTATTTAGACTGTATAATGATAAGGGCATACAGCCATGAAGATGTTAAACTCCTTGCAAAATACGCTGATATACCCATTATAAATGGTTTAACCGACTATGAGCACCCATGCCAAGTGCTGGCAGACTTATTTACTATTAAAGAAAAGAAGAAAAAACTTAGCGGATTAAAACTGGCATTTATCGGAGACGGAAAAAATAATATGGCAAATTCTTTACTTTATGGATGTGCAAAAGTAGGAATGGACATAGCCGTAGCTTCTCCGAAAGAGTTTTTACCGGATAAAGAAGTAGTTGAAAAAGCAAGTATTGATGCAATGATGAACGGTTCAAAAATTACACTGACAGAAGATGTATTTGAAGCGGCTGACGGTGCTGATATCCTTTACACTGATGTGTGGACAAGCATGGGCCAGGAAGAAGAAACTGAATACAGGAAAAAAGTTTTTGCAGGCTATCAAATAAACCAAGAAGTACTTTCTGCGGCAGACAAGAATGCTATCGTTATGCACTGCCTACCTGCACATCGAGGCGAAGAAATAACCGAAGATGTGATGGAGGGAGACCATTCCGTGATATTCGACGAAGCCGAAAACAGGCTTCACGTGCAAAAGGCTATTTTAGCTCTTATAATGGCATAA